One genomic region from Yersinia canariae encodes:
- a CDS encoding TA system toxin CbtA family protein — protein sequence MTSSSKAVTPTEAWQTLLAYLFQQHYSLTINETPFSESRVIQEHIDAGISLADAVNFQVERYALIRTDRDGFSWEEPYLNVVDVLRARRATGIFSQTKGERP from the coding sequence ACCGACTGAAGCCTGGCAAACTCTGCTGGCATATCTGTTCCAGCAACATTACAGCCTGACGATAAATGAAACGCCGTTCAGTGAAAGCCGGGTCATACAGGAGCATATCGATGCGGGGATCTCGCTGGCAGATGCAGTGAATTTCCAGGTTGAACGCTATGCACTGATTCGGACAGACCGCGATGGTTTTTCCTGGGAAGAGCCTTACCTCAACGTCGTCGATGTTCTACGTGCGCGGCGGGCTACCGGAATATTTTCTCAGACAAAAGGGGAGAGGCCATGA
- a CDS encoding DUF4942 domain-containing protein encodes MQTEPEVLTDHTELICSTNLERIVSGRNAALAQTEAVICQLEGISATTSSIGGGVARDWAMRQDFRCGCWLMEKAETAMKVITCNLDRGIWRDLMKKSGMLSLMDAQARDQWNKNLEGENIPAISEANILSTFEQLHLNKMDVFERGIINVFKGLSWDYKTNSPCSFGKKIIINNLVTYNRWGYSLNWGWRRDQLADLERMLFLLDGKPIPDNRGDITTRLMEHVRDNPSQQSYEDDYFYIRYFQKGTGHLTFKRPELIDKMNDIIAKHYPEMLAQSI; translated from the coding sequence ATGCAGACAGAACCTGAAGTACTAACTGATCACACTGAACTCATCTGCTCGACCAATCTCGAGCGGATCGTTTCCGGGCGTAACGCAGCGCTGGCACAGACTGAAGCCGTTATCTGCCAGCTTGAAGGCATCTCGGCAACTACCAGCAGCATTGGCGGTGGAGTTGCAAGAGACTGGGCCATGCGACAAGACTTTCGCTGTGGCTGCTGGCTTATGGAGAAAGCAGAAACGGCAATGAAGGTGATTACCTGCAATCTTGATCGCGGTATATGGCGAGATTTGATGAAGAAATCGGGAATGCTCAGTTTGATGGATGCCCAGGCAAGGGACCAGTGGAACAAAAACCTTGAGGGGGAGAATATTCCTGCCATCAGCGAGGCTAATATTCTCAGTACCTTTGAGCAGCTACATCTAAACAAAATGGATGTCTTTGAACGTGGGATCATCAACGTCTTCAAAGGGCTATCATGGGATTACAAAACCAACAGTCCCTGTAGCTTTGGTAAGAAAATTATCATCAACAATCTGGTGACTTACAATCGCTGGGGTTACAGCCTGAACTGGGGCTGGCGCAGAGACCAGTTAGCCGATTTGGAGCGCATGTTGTTTTTGCTGGACGGAAAACCGATCCCTGATAACCGGGGCGACATAACTACCCGACTCATGGAGCATGTGCGTGATAACCCGAGCCAGCAGTCGTATGAAGATGATTACTTCTATATTAGATATTTCCAGAAGGGTACCGGGCACTTGACGTTTAAGCGCCCAGAGCTAATCGACAAGATGAATGACATCATTGCGAAACACTACCCCGAAATGTTAGCGCAAAGCATCTAA
- a CDS encoding transposase, whose product MRKKTFTHEFKQECVNLAIQHNYPVTQAAETMNIGLSTLQRWLRQYRGEIRGNTPIASAITPEQRRIQELEKQVRQLQSDNDLLKKASAFFAMEMNNDKKSR is encoded by the coding sequence ATGCGAAAAAAAACGTTTACCCATGAGTTCAAACAGGAATGTGTCAATCTGGCTATTCAACATAACTATCCAGTGACTCAGGCTGCTGAAACAATGAATATTGGCCTTTCAACCTTACAACGCTGGCTACGGCAGTATCGCGGAGAGATCCGCGGAAATACGCCGATAGCCAGTGCTATAACACCGGAACAACGGCGAATACAAGAACTTGAAAAGCAGGTACGGCAGTTGCAGAGCGACAATGACCTGTTAAAAAAGGCTTCGGCCTTCTTCGCCATGGAAATGAACAACGACAAAAAGTCGCGGTGA